Part of the bacterium genome, TGAAGATTTTTTATCGGAAGATTTTTTTATGAATCGCCTAGATGTTAATTTTGGCAATATTGAAATCATTGATGATTTAAAAAAGTACACAGCAGATTTAAAAATTACCGGCAAGACAGTTGATGATGACTATATTTTAGATGTGCTCAGTAGTTTCAGTTATGAAAAATCTAAAAAGTTAGCATTAAAACTTCAGGGCAAAGTTAATACCCTAAAAAATGTTATAGCATCGGTTAAATTGACGAATCAAGTCAATGATCAAGTGAACAGTCAACTAAAAGGCGATTTAAAATTGGATTTATTGAATACTAAAGCTTCATTTTTAGGAGAAGGCTATGCAGATCAATTGTCAGATGCAATTAAAAGAGTAAATATTAAAAAAATAAAATTTGATAATTTTGACAAGTTGTATTTAAGCGTAGACTTTGCATCTCAGCTTGTCTTGGAGTCACTTTACTCAGTTGAGTCATCAAGTTTACCCAAACCCAAAATTAAAACGTCGTTTACTGGTAAGGCAGAAGCTAAAGAAAGCCAACCAGGCATAATTGATTATAAAATTGAACTAGATCCCATTGAGCAGTATGGAACTACTATAATAGCTAATACACAAGGTTCATACACTAAGAACAAACAAAAAATTACAATAAAAGAACTTCTTTTTTTAATGGAGGTTCCGCATTTTGAACATTTAGTTACAAAACTTGAAGCTACACAGTGGGCTATCCCCGCGCCTTTGAATAGTTTGAAAGGAAAAGTAAGTATAAAACTTGGGCAAGACAGTGAACTAGAAAGCTTAGAACAAAGGTACTTCTCTATTCCTATTAATGTTGAAACAGGTTTAAAATCAAAAGATCAGTCATTGGGCACTCAATCTTCAGGTCAACTTGTTTTTGATTCAACTGAAAAAAAAATAGACATGAAATTGGATGTGTTGCTCAATAATATCAAGTTGGCTATCCCCAATTTTGATCCTGCCAGTTCAATGCCAAAAGTTAGCAGCGATGAAAGAATTTTATCGCAAAATCAAAAAGATCAACTGTCATTAGAAAGTGATTTATCACAGGATAAGCAGTTGAAACAAAAAGAAACATCTCTATTGTCTTATGAAGTTACAATCAATACGCCCAATAAACCAATCCGTATCATGTATGATTTATTTAAACCAGCAGCCAAATTTAGGTTAAAAGGAAAAATAAATGAACATGCCTCTACCTTCACTGTAAAAGCAGAGCAGTTTAAAGTTGAATATTTAAAAAGAGAAGCAAAACTAGAGAAGTTTGTTGTTAAAACAGATTCTAATAAAGAGAGTATTTATTTGGATGGACGGTTTTCAATTAAAAAGGCTGATTATGATCTTTATGTCAATGTTGAGCAAAGATACGAAACCCCACAAATCACACTTTCTTCAAATCCACCGCTTCCTGAAGAAGACATTATTTCTCTTATACTGTTTAATCAGCTGTCTAATGACGTGAGCAGTGGATCATCCAATTCAGTTGAAAATACAAGAGCGGCAATCGCACAAAAAACTATTGGTTTCTTTTCATTCTTTGTTTTAGCGTCAACACCTGTTGAAAGTGTTAACTATGACCCTAATACCAAGACGTATTCAGCAAGGGTAAAGCTACCGGGTGGATTTACAGCAACCGTAGGAAGTGATTGGGATGAAGCTCAAGAGGTGGGGATTCGGAAAAGTTTGGGCGGTAACTGGGCAATTTCTGCAGGTGTTGGAACCGATGCTCAAGGAGAACAAAAACAAGAATCTATGCTGGAATGGTTTTATAGGTATTGAGTTGAAAAATATAAATATTGTGTAATAGTACTTCTTAGTTAGAGATCTATAAATAAAGAATATGAAAAAAAAAGAAAAAATATCTGTCTTTGATTTAACTGTTTCGTGGAAATTCTTTGCGGTAAAATTTTTAAAAGAAATTCAAAAAAGTGACATAGCTAAATCTGCAGCAGCTTTAAGCTATTATTTAACGCTGTCTGTTTTTCCTGCTTTTATATTTTTATTGAGCCTTTTCGCTTTTTTAGATTTTAGTAATTTACAAAACACTGCGATACATTCTATTCAAACATTACTGCCTGGAGATGCTAAAGTGATGTTTGAATCTTTTATACAAGAATTAACACATAATGGTGGTATTGCAGTATTATCGTTTGGTTTTATTGTTGCGACATGGTCTGCATCTAACGGTTTAGCCGCTGTAATTGCCCAATTGAATGAAGCTTATAAAGTCAAAGAAGCCAGAAACTTTATAAAAACAAGATTAACATCATTTTTCTTGATGGCAGTATTTGTGGTCATGCTATTAACAACCTTCTCAATCATTACAGTCAGTGAAAATGTATGGTCTTATTTACAACAACATTTTACAGTTTCATGGCTTTTTTTGTTGCTCTTACTGCTTATTAAATGGCTTTTTGTGTTTCTAATTATCTGTACAGCCTTTGCACTTATTTATTACTATGGCCCAAATGTACAACAAAAATTTAGATTTATTACGCCTGGGAGCGTTTTAGGGTCATTGTTGACAATTGTTGTAACCCTAGCGCTCAATTTTTATCTCATCCATTTTAACAGCTTTGGTAAAATTTATGGCAGTATCGGTGGATTCATAGTTTTTATGCTATGGTTGAACGCCTGTGGTTTTGTACTTTTACTTGGCGCTGAGTTAAATGCATCGCTTGAGCACTACAATCAACATGGAAAGAATAAAGGTGAAAAAAAGATCAATGCATGAATTTCTTAATCATCAATACTGTGCTTAGAGCACCAAAACTGAATCAGTAAGATAGTAAGCATCAGTGTAACCCACAGCAGTTTAGAGATTTTAATAAGATAAGTGTACATTTAAAAATTTAGACGTAATATTATCAATTTAATGGTTAAAGTTTTTTTCTTTAATTTTTTTTAATGATCGATGTGTCTTGTCTAAAGCCCCAGTCAATGCTTCTTCCATGGTTTCACTGTTATGGCTCACCGCAATAGGTTTTAATTTTTCAATTCGTGTTTCAATAGTACATTTTTTATCATAAGCACCACCTTTTTCACTGTTTTCATCACTCATGTGCACATTGACACGGGTAACAAAACTTGAAAAGTGCTGTAGATTATCTTGCGTTAAATCTCTTACGTATTGAGTCAGTCTTTGATCATTGTTGATTGATTCATCTGTATTAACCTGAACTTGCATGTATATCCTTTCAAAATTAATGTTATTAATTGATTGGTTAAACATAATGATTATTCTTCAAAAATTCTGCTATCTTAAGTTAGGTATGTGCAATATTAAATTTTTATGTTTTAAAATTGTTGATTTGGAAAAGACGACATGCCCCGTGAAAAGTCATTGATTGATATTATAAGTTGTGGATTTTTATAGCAAAAAAGCTCTGTTTTTTTGCATAAATCAATAGGTTGATTATTATTGTTTTTATGAAAAACAAAAAATACCCCTATATAACAAAAAAAGTGTTTACATTATTATTGTGTGCCAGTGCACTGGTGCTTTATTCTTGCGGAGGACTTCAAGTCAGTGCTGTCAGAGAATGGATTCATCCATCTTCTGATGAAGACTTTGTAAGTCTGCAAGGGCAAGATGCTGGTTCAGCTGAAGTTGCAACGGATGCCTCTGGTAATGCGATTGTAGCTTGGAAACAAAATGAAGGCAACGATAGAATTATGATTGGTGAATATCGCAATGGTACTTGGACCTGGCCAACATCAATTGATGACAATATCAACCCTGGAACATCGGATACAGATTCGCCAAGCATAGCCATGGATGATGATGGCAATGCTATTGTTGTTTGGGAGCAAGAAGAAGGTTCTGACTATAATATTTTCATCAGTGAGTACCGCAATGGCAGCTGGACTCATCCAGCAGATACCAACGACTATATCAGTCCAAATAGTGGTTCACTATATGATGCGGAAGTCGCCATGGACAATAACGGTAATGCTATTGTCGCATGGATCGGTTACGATGGCGCAGATGATCAAGTTTTTATCAGTGAGTACCGCAATGGCAGTTGGACCCATCCTGCAGATGCAGATGATAATATCAGTCCTGATGGTCAAGATGTCTATGATATGGAAGTGGCAATGGATGATAACGGCAATGCTATTATTGTTTGGGAACAGTATAACGGTACCGACGACCAAATTTTTATCAGTGAGTACCGCAATGGCAGTTGGACACATCCTGCAGATTTAAATGATTTTATCAGTGTTACTGGAGAAGAATCTGATGACCCTGAAATTGCTATGGATAACAATGGTAATGCCATTATTGTTTGGACTCAATATATTGAAACACCAGATGTAGAAAGAGTCTACATGAGCGAGTATAGAAATGGCAGTTGGACTCACCCTGCAGATGAAGACGATTATATCAGTGTGACGAGCTCAGATGATACTTATGACCCAACTGTAGCCATGGACAATGATGGCAATGCAATTATTGTTTGGTACCAAAATGATAGTTCAGAAGATCAACAAGTGTTTATGAGTGAATACAGAAATGGTAGCTGGGATCACCCAAGCTCACTCAGTGACAATATCAGCCCAGATGGTGAAGACGTTTATGATGTTCAAGTGGCCATGGATAACAATGGTAATGCAATTATTGCGTGGGACCAGTATGATGGTGAAAATGACCAAATTTTCATGAGTGAATATAGAAATGGTAAATGGGATCATCCAGACTCTATTAATGACAATATTAGTCCTGACAGCGATGATGATACGGATGACCCAATCATTACCATGAGTGATTCAGGAAATGCTTTCATTACTTGGGATCAATATCTAACGGATGGCGATTTTGATGCTGTATTTATCAGCCAGTATGTAATCAAATAGTATTAGTATAAATCAAATTTAACTAAAAAGCCTCTTTGCTTTGAATTAAGTAAAGAGGCTTTTTCATCATTGGGCAAAAAATGCTGTTCATATAAGTTTGATTGATTGTGATAAGTTGGTTAAAGTCTAATGCAATCAATATTCAGTCAAAGTACATAGAGCTTATGAGGTTTTTTTACATATTTATACTATTCACTTGTTTACTGATAAGCAATGTATTTGCAACTATAAATAACGCCATTGTCTATCAAGTGTTTCTCATGTCATTCAAAGACTCCAATGGCGATGGGTATGGCGACCTCAAAGGGCTTACTTCTAAATTAGACTACCTTAAAGATCTTGGAGTAGACTACATATACCTTAACCCTGTCACAGCGGCTGAGTCTAAAACAAAAAATTTTTCACGTTATAACCTTGGTTATCATGCTTTAGAACTCAATAAAATTAATCCACGTTATGGGACAATGGCAGATTTTGAAAATCTTATTAAGCAAGCCAAGAAAAAAAACATTAAAATCATTTTGGATTTTGTAGAAATAGCACTTTCAAAACATCACCCTTTTTTTATTGATGCTATCAGTAACCCCAATAGTCCTTACAAGGATTGGTTTCTTTTTAAAAACGAGAAGCCCAAAGAAGCTTGGGTAAATTATTTAGGGGGAGGCTGGCATAAACTATCCAATGGAAAGTATTATTTTGCTTTATATGGACAAGCCCCTTTTCCTCATTATTCCAATCCAGAAGTTCAAAGCTATTTTTTAGGTTTGATCAATTTCTGGATGTCAAAGGGTATAGAAGGTTTTCGATTGGATGCCTTAAAACATCTTTTTATTCATGGGCCTAAACAGTATGAGCATCAACCTGAGCTATTTGAGTATATAAAAAAGATAAAAGCTATTGTAAGAAAATATGGAAAAAATAAGATTTTAATAGGGGAAGTGATTCCATATCCCATCAACCATAACTACATTGGCTATCAAAATGAAATGCTAGATTTGATTTATGACGGTGTTTTTACAGAAACCCAATTTTCAGGGACAAAAATCAACTTAAAAACTATAAGTTCTAAATACTTAAATAGTTTTACCTATGAAGGTAAAAAACCACATCAGCTCACTTTTTTTGCTAACCATGATCGTGGAAGAATCGGTCATAAATTTAACCAACATGCTTTAAGTTATGAAGATAAAATTAAATTGATGGCATCTTTGCACTTATTAGATTTAGGTACACCTCTTATTTATTATGGTGAAGAGCTTGGCCTTCTAGGGTATTTGGATTCAGGTAATAAAAAATCCATGCAAACTACAGATGCTCTGACAACCATGCCATGGAGTAAAAAAAAGTATGGAGGATTTTCAACAACAGAGGATAAAATATTTCCACCTCTTTCAAAAGACTACCCTATAAGAAATGTAGAGTTACAAACAGAAAATCCCAAGTCAGTTCTGAATCATTATAAAAAATTAATCAAAGTTAGAAAATCTCTTGGTATTTTTTCTTCTGGTTCAAGAAAAAAATTAAAACAATTAAACCCTAATATTTATCACAGCTTTTTTTATGATAATGAAAATTTAGTCTGGGTGGTTCATAACCTTAGCTCAGAGCTTGAAAATTTAAGCTATGATTTTTCACCCTATTTGCGATCAATCCCTGCATTAACAAATGTTTGGTGTAGTGCAGATGCACCTGTTGTAGATCAGGTAAATTACAAAG contains:
- a CDS encoding alpha-amylase family glycosyl hydrolase encodes the protein MSFKDSNGDGYGDLKGLTSKLDYLKDLGVDYIYLNPVTAAESKTKNFSRYNLGYHALELNKINPRYGTMADFENLIKQAKKKNIKIILDFVEIALSKHHPFFIDAISNPNSPYKDWFLFKNEKPKEAWVNYLGGGWHKLSNGKYYFALYGQAPFPHYSNPEVQSYFLGLINFWMSKGIEGFRLDALKHLFIHGPKQYEHQPELFEYIKKIKAIVRKYGKNKILIGEVIPYPINHNYIGYQNEMLDLIYDGVFTETQFSGTKINLKTISSKYLNSFTYEGKKPHQLTFFANHDRGRIGHKFNQHALSYEDKIKLMASLHLLDLGTPLIYYGEELGLLGYLDSGNKKSMQTTDALTTMPWSKKKYGGFSTTEDKIFPPLSKDYPIRNVELQTENPKSVLNHYKKLIKVRKSLGIFSSGSRKKLKQLNPNIYHSFFYDNENLVWVVHNLSSELENLSYDFSPYLRSIPALTNVWCSADAPVVDQVNYKATLKKVSPYGSCVYKLEGITAKDIINVTLAKAYIQSEARQGNKNYILLNKSADEALRIYKKNPGKVDVTYFKDPGLFFANYQIVYKNSFELSGEKFLPIPDNISAIKIIGQDEVGFSKSDNLKSLFKKKATQKYLNTNISNIKSIDYGKDQHFLYFKIKQEKMTLQKNGGLDYCFMFDDLEQTTGANSIEFWLLNKIFTPINTIETLMIYQHDHREKHPIVFSDVNANNQPGVKNNHSVLFFQRDDYFYLMIDRKVIPYEKIQFAIITWSAGTAWGGSEKTPPIVDQLPYDISVMRSKEPNVIQSFLKINQ
- a CDS encoding YihY/virulence factor BrkB family protein, with the translated sequence MKKKEKISVFDLTVSWKFFAVKFLKEIQKSDIAKSAAALSYYLTLSVFPAFIFLLSLFAFLDFSNLQNTAIHSIQTLLPGDAKVMFESFIQELTHNGGIAVLSFGFIVATWSASNGLAAVIAQLNEAYKVKEARNFIKTRLTSFFLMAVFVVMLLTTFSIITVSENVWSYLQQHFTVSWLFLLLLLLIKWLFVFLIICTAFALIYYYGPNVQQKFRFITPGSVLGSLLTIVVTLALNFYLIHFNSFGKIYGSIGGFIVFMLWLNACGFVLLLGAELNASLEHYNQHGKNKGEKKINA
- a CDS encoding translocation/assembly module TamB, producing the protein MKQFLKAILYFILSLIVAGIAFIATVWFFPKTIVNNTVLHWGYQQQDLIKFERGFPENLELDVYNVGFLKKGVKLKVKDTCIYTSNKQIQTCLDTVDIKVLLDFSDFSIKLYSLGPVIFHAHDFKFLNQPNSKQKNKKPFVVEDFLSEDFFMNRLDVNFGNIEIIDDLKKYTADLKITGKTVDDDYILDVLSSFSYEKSKKLALKLQGKVNTLKNVIASVKLTNQVNDQVNSQLKGDLKLDLLNTKASFLGEGYADQLSDAIKRVNIKKIKFDNFDKLYLSVDFASQLVLESLYSVESSSLPKPKIKTSFTGKAEAKESQPGIIDYKIELDPIEQYGTTIIANTQGSYTKNKQKITIKELLFLMEVPHFEHLVTKLEATQWAIPAPLNSLKGKVSIKLGQDSELESLEQRYFSIPINVETGLKSKDQSLGTQSSGQLVFDSTEKKIDMKLDVLLNNIKLAIPNFDPASSMPKVSSDERILSQNQKDQLSLESDLSQDKQLKQKETSLLSYEVTINTPNKPIRIMYDLFKPAAKFRLKGKINEHASTFTVKAEQFKVEYLKREAKLEKFVVKTDSNKESIYLDGRFSIKKADYDLYVNVEQRYETPQITLSSNPPLPEEDIISLILFNQLSNDVSSGSSNSVENTRAAIAQKTIGFFSFFVLASTPVESVNYDPNTKTYSARVKLPGGFTATVGSDWDEAQEVGIRKSLGGNWAISAGVGTDAQGEQKQESMLEWFYRY
- a CDS encoding HPF/RaiA family ribosome-associated protein — encoded protein: MQVQVNTDESINNDQRLTQYVRDLTQDNLQHFSSFVTRVNVHMSDENSEKGGAYDKKCTIETRIEKLKPIAVSHNSETMEEALTGALDKTHRSLKKIKEKNFNH